A stretch of Porites lutea chromosome 5, jaPorLute2.1, whole genome shotgun sequence DNA encodes these proteins:
- the LOC140937405 gene encoding uncharacterized protein, translating into MASCVSGMSDLNFPGVQVWTKDHDLLLCREVLSVNPYSAKKNSNERGRLWDRISANLNSTSDVYFSVTKRSVRDHIAVLIKKYKKKMKDEEKASGINPEPTELEQALAEIIEMEEAAETEHQDGDGRRKEKDEADKHKAESMRKLAMEKLGETQKRAVEEGEQDCQKKKRRSGNDTIEYLREKSESDKVLKEEELSLKRKQQELEEKKLTSFLDQQKSMMQLMQEQQQQQQVQTNNIQMMMMQQSQAFMAVLDKLTNKMG; encoded by the exons ATGGCCTCGTGCGTATCCGGGATGTCAGA tcTCAACTTTCCAGGAGTGCAAGTGTGGACTAAAGATCATGATCTACTTTTATGTAGAGAAGTTTTATCAGTCAATCCATACTcggccaaaaaaaattcaaacgaACGAGGAAGGCTGTGGGACAGAATCAGTGCCAACTTGAACAGCACATCAGATGTCTACTTTTCTGTCACAAAACGATCAGTGCGTGACCACATTGcagttttgataaaaaaatacaaaaagaaaatgaaagatgaagaaaaagCCAGTGGAATAAACCCTGAACCCACAGAGCTTGAACAAGCACTAGCAGAGATAATTGAGATGGAAGAAGCTGCAGAAACTGAACATCAAGATGGTGATgggagaaggaaagaaaaagatgaGGCTGACAAGCATAAGGCAGAAAGTATGAGAAAACTGGCTATGGAAAAGTTGGGAGAAACTCAGAAGAGGGCAGTTGAAGAGGGAGAGCAGGATTGtcagaagaagaagaggagaagTGGGAATGATACAATTGAGTATCTGCGAGAGAAAAGTGAGAGTGACAAAGTACTCAAAGAGGAAGAGCTGTCACTCAAGCGTAAACAACAGGAACTGGAAGAAAAAAAGCTAACCTCATTTCTAGATCAGCAGAAATCCATGATGCAGTTAATGCAGgagcaacagcagcagcaacagGTTCAAACTAATAACATCcaaatgatgatgatgcaaCAGTCCCAGGCTTTCATGGCCGTGCTTGATAAACTTACCAACAAAATGGGCTAG
- the LOC140936825 gene encoding uncharacterized protein: MDIYKTQCDSCPAIFNTTTALLRHRNAKHAEAKSIKSLPFYSGEGIELSLPSCHWKGRRPVNYKQWLGGVVDSINSCLHPKAPGKWCRVERFHVPKEYVEILLADMPNAFINKAREKRHLRPPVWREASKVLHYRDFHMADFVSALGDRSGIPLNVNKKYAGDVEVEETSRPLTGREALEAAKSRAKGGGKGRQSPTMQLQVIVGRGEGRATREFEIIWWPELFSNTNHGKLTLRFYVSKVLF, translated from the exons ATGGACATTTACAAAACGCAATGCGACTCATGTCCAGCTATCTTCAATACAACAACTGCGCTGCTACGACACAGAAATGCAAAGCATGCAGAAGCAAAATCAATCAAATCGTTACCGTTTTACAGTGGTGAGGGAATTGAACTTAGCCTACCATCATGTCACTGGAAAGGAAGAAGACCCGTAAACTACAAACAATGGCTCGGCGGTGTTGTGGATAGCATAAATTCCTGTCTGCACCCCAAAGCACCAG ggAAATGGTGCCGAGTAGAAAGGTTTCATGTGCCAAAAGAGTACGTCGAGATTTTGCTGGCGGACATGCCGAATGCCTTTATTAACAAGGCAAGAGAAAAGAGGCATTTGCGGCCCCCTGTATGGAGAGAGGCATCGAAAGTCCTTCATTATAGAGACTTTCACATGGCAGACTTTGTTAGTGCCTTGGGTGATCGCAGCGGAATACCTCTGAACGTAAATAAGAAGTACGCAGGCGACGTGGAGGTAGAAGAAACAAGTCGCCCACTCACTGGAAGGGAAGCCTTGGAGGCAGCCAAATCGAGAGCCAAAGGAGGAGGAAAAGGCCGTCAGTCTCCCACCATGCAACTACAAGTCATTGTTGGGCGGGGAGAGGGAAGAGCGACGCGCGAATTCGAAATTATTTGGTGGCCAGAACTTTTCTCCAACACTAACCACGGAAAACTTACATTAAGATTTTATgtttcaaaagttttgttttga
- the LOC140936826 gene encoding uncharacterized protein, with the protein MARNKRKKIKDREHMKAVRKDAKRRWRNKKAQEKALKNAAALKPAGLINVQKAKDDHLDINQARERKKEKPALPKKRDESSVIKEIDPVEIVRSEKSIGCGTFGVCYLAYYRSILVAVKEFRMNSNKSRSDVKRDLLREARMVNHLGDHRNLPLLFGAVIKGEQLMLITQFHGQKGKSVTLSMAIKKKKLEKSEWIEITKGLCEGLSHVHTRQILHNDLKSNNVVVEKRNDMWNPVIIDFGKSRFISDPKPRMALTASSQTSYKKRYPHIAPEIVAGSGRQSIQSDIFSLGRIVLSILDLLPTATAMSLRIAKRAILDNPAKRPSIEEIIAVL; encoded by the coding sequence ATGGCAAGAAATAAGCGAAAGAAGATAAAGGACAGAGAGCACATGAAGGCTGTGAGGAAAGATGCGAAAAGGAGGTGGAGGAACAAAAAGGCCCAGGAAAAAGCTCTAAAAAACGCCGCAGCTTTGAAACCGGCTGGTCTGATCAATGTTCAAAAAGCGAAAGATGACCACCTGGATATCAACCAAGCTCGTGAgcgtaaaaaagaaaagcctGCCCTACCAAAAAAACGCGACGAGAGCTCAGTTATAAAAGAAATCGACCCGGTGGAGATTGTACGCAGTGAAAAATCCATAGGCTGTGGTACTTTCGGCGTATGCTACCTGGCTTATTACAGGAGCATACTGGTCGCAGTAAAGGAGTTCAGGATGAACTCAAACAAGTCAAGGAGTGACGTTAAGCGTGACCTACTACGCGAAGCAAGGATGGTTAACCATCTAGGAGATCATCGAAACCTCCCACTTCTTTTTGGAGCTGTGATAAAGGGAGAACAATTAATGCTAATAACGCAGTTTCAcggacaaaaaggaaaaagtgtGACCTTGTCCATGGCAATTAAGAAAAAGAAGCTGGAGAAGTCTGAGTGGATAGAAATTACAAAGGGACTTTGCGAAGGGCTTAGTCATGTCCACACGCGTCAAATTTTGCACAACGACTTGAAGTCAAACAATGTGGTGGTAGAGAAACGAAATGACATGTGGAACCCAGTAATAATCGACTTTGGAAAATCTCGTTTTATTTCTGATCCGAAACCACGGATGGCTTTAACGGCTTCAAGCCAAACGTCTTACAAGAAACGGTACCCGCATATTGCTCCGGAAATTGTAGCGGGTAGTGGACGGCAGTCAATACAGTCTGACATTTTCTCTTTAGGGAGAATTGTTCTAAGCATTCTCGACTTGCTGCCGACAGCAACTGCAATGTCCCTCAGAATTGCTAAACGTGCAATCTTGGACAATCCGGCCAAACGCCCGTCGATCGAAGAAATCATCGCTGTTTTGTAA